A part of Legionella sainthelensi genomic DNA contains:
- a CDS encoding N-acetylmuramoyl-L-alanine amidase-like domain-containing protein, with translation MKYTFTPLRHLVFITCLSASVAGYTFDSSATEKQANSSIAELYHRLNSMPNNSMPARIDWLSGQFLGVRYLLGSLGEGPKALYDQFPQYRVDAFDCDTYVNTVLSLALANSLTSFQQCVKDIRYKNGTVSYIQRNHFTGLDWNQNNQQNGLLKDITLSFKDQNHQSVAKIAEAVINKPNWYAYKTIDTIRLENATKETTEERLLKLKSEGSKLEITSERVPYLPLTALFPEKNKPNMHLFAQIPNGAIIEIVRPNWDLSQKIGTSLNISHLGFAIRNKGQLYFRQASSEYGKVVDVPLIEYLEKTLDSPTIKGINVQVVLPQKPLTDCKTAV, from the coding sequence ATGAAGTACACATTTACCCCTCTAAGACATTTGGTATTTATAACCTGCTTGAGCGCTTCAGTTGCTGGTTATACTTTTGACTCCAGTGCTACTGAAAAACAAGCTAACTCCTCAATAGCAGAACTATACCACAGACTAAATAGCATGCCGAATAATTCCATGCCAGCAAGAATTGATTGGCTTAGTGGTCAGTTTTTAGGGGTACGCTATTTACTAGGCTCGCTAGGAGAAGGCCCTAAAGCTTTGTACGATCAATTTCCTCAATATAGAGTTGACGCCTTTGATTGTGATACCTATGTCAACACTGTTTTATCTTTAGCATTAGCAAACTCGCTTACATCATTTCAACAATGTGTAAAAGATATACGTTATAAGAACGGGACTGTTTCTTACATACAACGCAATCATTTTACAGGCTTAGATTGGAATCAAAACAATCAACAAAACGGACTCCTCAAAGATATTACTCTAAGTTTCAAAGATCAAAACCATCAATCAGTGGCTAAAATTGCCGAGGCCGTTATTAATAAACCCAATTGGTACGCCTATAAAACCATTGATACAATTAGACTAGAAAATGCAACTAAAGAAACGACTGAAGAACGCCTTCTTAAGTTGAAAAGTGAGGGCTCCAAATTAGAAATTACCTCAGAACGAGTTCCTTATTTACCCCTCACCGCATTGTTTCCTGAAAAAAATAAACCCAATATGCATTTATTTGCACAAATTCCGAATGGAGCAATCATTGAAATAGTTCGCCCCAATTGGGATCTCAGCCAAAAAATTGGTACTTCATTAAATATTTCACATTTAGGATTCGCGATACGTAATAAAGGACAATTATACTTTCGACAAGCTTCATCAGAATATGGCAAAGTAGTTGATGTTCCACTGATTGAGTACCTTGAAAAAACCCTAGATAGCCCTACGATAAAAGGCATCAATGTTCAAGTGGTGTTACCTCAAAAACCATTAACAGACTGTAAAACAGCTGTTTAA
- a CDS encoding leucyl aminopeptidase: protein MNYGLTSKPSLSASECLVLGIFSDTEPTDFALNIDKEHHGLLLKLIRKATEPGDLLWHHNSEGSVLIIQCGEKEKFNPNQLQKRLTEVIGALIKHRINSATLYIPQIMGYSPDQQLEQMIVLIDNQRYQLLDFKKKKVQPHQLETITFYLPNASEHGIKLGKAIASGVELTRHLANMPANICTPTYLGEQAFLLAKEFPQEISCKVMGPEEMREMGMETLLAVAQGSAQPPKLIDIHYQGAGNNPPIILVGKGITFDSGGLSIKPANAMDEMKYDMSGAASVLGAIKACALLKLPINVIGLIASAENMVSSTSVKSGDIVTSMSGQTVEIINTDAEGRLVLADALTYAERYKPEFVIDVATLTGGIIVALGTVASGFMTQDEELAQLIEKAAKESNDRVWRMPLDDAYQDALESPLADMINAGFDRTASSVTAACFLSRFTENYRWAHIDIAGTAWIFGKNRNATGRPVPLLIQILRYAANSR, encoded by the coding sequence ATGAATTACGGATTAACTTCTAAACCTTCTCTATCGGCAAGTGAATGTCTTGTACTTGGGATATTTTCTGATACAGAGCCTACTGATTTTGCCCTAAATATAGATAAAGAACATCATGGCTTGCTGCTCAAACTGATTCGCAAAGCAACAGAACCAGGTGACTTACTTTGGCATCATAATTCCGAGGGGAGTGTATTAATAATACAATGTGGTGAAAAAGAGAAATTCAATCCAAACCAATTACAAAAACGCTTAACAGAGGTAATAGGTGCTCTAATCAAACATCGTATCAACTCTGCAACTTTATACATACCACAAATTATGGGTTATTCCCCAGATCAACAACTGGAACAGATGATTGTCCTAATAGATAATCAGCGTTATCAGTTATTAGATTTCAAGAAGAAAAAGGTACAACCACATCAACTAGAAACAATTACTTTTTATTTACCTAATGCCAGTGAACACGGGATCAAACTCGGTAAAGCCATTGCCAGCGGGGTTGAGCTAACCCGACATTTAGCAAATATGCCCGCTAATATTTGTACTCCTACCTATCTTGGTGAGCAAGCATTTCTGTTAGCAAAAGAGTTTCCTCAAGAAATAAGCTGTAAAGTCATGGGCCCAGAAGAGATGCGTGAAATGGGGATGGAAACGTTATTAGCAGTCGCTCAAGGCTCAGCTCAACCACCAAAACTTATAGACATTCACTATCAAGGAGCAGGAAATAATCCACCGATTATTCTCGTGGGAAAAGGCATCACCTTTGATTCAGGTGGCTTATCCATCAAACCTGCTAATGCTATGGATGAAATGAAATATGATATGTCTGGAGCCGCTAGTGTCCTTGGAGCAATTAAAGCCTGTGCTCTACTAAAACTTCCTATAAATGTCATTGGCTTAATTGCCAGCGCTGAAAATATGGTAAGCAGTACGTCAGTTAAATCAGGGGACATTGTTACTAGCATGTCTGGACAAACTGTTGAAATTATCAATACCGATGCGGAAGGCCGTCTAGTATTAGCAGATGCGCTCACTTATGCTGAACGCTATAAGCCTGAATTTGTCATTGACGTTGCTACTCTAACAGGCGGAATTATTGTCGCTCTGGGTACGGTCGCATCAGGGTTTATGACTCAAGATGAAGAACTAGCACAACTCATAGAAAAAGCTGCGAAAGAAAGTAATGACCGGGTATGGCGTATGCCCTTAGATGACGCTTACCAAGATGCGCTTGAAAGCCCGTTAGCAGATATGATCAATGCGGGTTTTGATAGAACGGCGAGTAGTGTTACTGCTGCATGTTTCTTATCCCGTTTTACCGAAAACTATCGTTGGGCCCATATAGATATTGCAGGCACTGCTTGGATTTTTGGTAAAAATCGTAATGCCACTGGCCGACCTGTTCCTTTATTAATTCAAATATTACGCTATGCTGCAAATTCGCGTTGA
- a CDS encoding DNA polymerase III subunit chi, protein MLQIRVDFYLLANEQHHARWLLACRLLEKAYAKGHKVYVLCTDKEDAESLDELLWTFKEDSFIPHHLQGEGPEPPPPIQIGYEREPRGFNDILLNLSNNIPPFYTKFKRIMEIVLNSETEKEQSRAHYRSYKANGCALYTHIMK, encoded by the coding sequence ATGCTGCAAATTCGCGTTGATTTTTACCTGTTAGCCAATGAGCAACATCACGCTCGTTGGTTACTCGCATGCCGCCTCTTGGAAAAAGCTTATGCTAAAGGACATAAGGTTTATGTCTTGTGCACTGATAAAGAAGATGCTGAGTCGCTTGATGAACTCTTATGGACTTTCAAAGAAGACAGCTTTATTCCCCATCATCTGCAAGGCGAGGGACCCGAGCCTCCTCCCCCTATTCAAATTGGATACGAGCGGGAACCTAGAGGATTTAATGATATTTTGTTAAACCTTTCCAATAATATTCCTCCCTTTTACACTAAGTTTAAGCGAATCATGGAAATAGTCCTTAATAGTGAGACTGAAAAAGAACAAAGTCGCGCTCATTATAGAAGCTATAAGGCGAATGGGTGTGCATTGTATACACATATAATGAAATAG